The following are from one region of the Streptomyces fradiae genome:
- a CDS encoding ArsO family NAD(P)H-dependent flavin-containing monooxygenase, with protein sequence MSRTFDVVVIGGGQAGLAAGYHLRRAGLDFVVLDAGTAPGGAWRHAWDSLHLFSPAAYSSLPGRIMPPQPGEQFPEAGHVVEYLTDYEQRYELPVVRPVRVRGVHDEGELLRIETDSDTWHARAVISATGTWSRPFVPSIPGRTDFQGRQLHTVEYDNAASFAGQRVIVVGGGNSGAQIAADLAHDTHLTWATLREPRYLPDDIDGRALFDAATARRRALDEGRPDTGGVSALGDIVAVPPVREARDAGLLKATPMFDRLTPTGVAWADGMTAEADAIIWCTGFRPALTHLTPLALRTPDGHIPTHGTQCTTDPRIHLLGYGDWTGPASATLIGVGRTAREAARAIAEHLR encoded by the coding sequence ATGAGCAGGACGTTCGACGTTGTGGTGATCGGTGGAGGCCAGGCCGGACTCGCCGCCGGCTACCATCTGCGCCGAGCCGGACTCGACTTCGTCGTCCTGGACGCGGGCACGGCACCCGGCGGCGCGTGGCGGCACGCCTGGGACTCCCTCCACCTGTTCTCCCCGGCGGCGTACTCCTCCCTGCCGGGCCGCATCATGCCGCCGCAGCCGGGGGAGCAGTTCCCCGAAGCGGGACACGTCGTCGAGTACCTCACCGACTACGAGCAGCGGTACGAGCTCCCCGTCGTCCGCCCCGTGCGCGTCCGAGGCGTCCATGACGAGGGCGAACTCCTCCGTATAGAGACCGACTCGGACACCTGGCACGCCCGCGCCGTCATCAGCGCCACCGGTACTTGGTCCCGCCCCTTCGTGCCGTCGATCCCCGGCCGGACGGACTTCCAGGGCCGCCAACTCCACACCGTCGAGTACGACAACGCCGCGAGCTTCGCCGGACAGCGCGTCATCGTCGTAGGAGGCGGCAACTCCGGCGCCCAGATCGCCGCCGACCTCGCGCACGACACCCACCTCACCTGGGCCACCCTGCGTGAACCCCGCTACCTCCCCGACGACATCGACGGCCGCGCCCTCTTCGACGCCGCCACCGCCCGCCGCCGCGCCCTCGACGAGGGCCGCCCCGACACCGGCGGCGTCTCCGCCCTCGGTGACATCGTGGCCGTCCCTCCCGTCCGCGAAGCCCGCGACGCCGGCCTCCTCAAGGCCACCCCGATGTTCGACCGCCTCACCCCGACCGGCGTGGCGTGGGCCGACGGCATGACCGCCGAGGCCGACGCCATCATCTGGTGCACCGGCTTCCGCCCCGCCCTCACCCACCTCACCCCCCTCGCCCTCCGCACCCCCGACGGCCACATCCCCACCCACGGCACCCAGTGCACCACCGACCCCCGCATCCACCTCCTCGGCTACGGCGACTGGACCGGCCCGGCGTCGGCAACGCTGATCGGCGTGGGCCGCACGGCGAGGGAGGCGGCCCGGGCCATCGCCGAGCACCTGCGATGA
- a CDS encoding DUF6777 domain-containing protein: MRDAARPRPSTPPGHGRGPSRTAARTLAALASALLLAGCSGGDPGEPGAEQSATGPAREVLLQPAGSQGPAPFTPSTAQEGAPVQQEAPPVTGVSDPAPAGHALTGSTPGLYGGTRSVASCNVEQQVSYLTAEPGKARAFAESAGIPESNLADWLRGLTPVLLRADTRVTGHGFQNGRATSFQSVLQAGTAVLVDQYGTPRVRCACGNPLRSPAAADGAVHTGEPWPGYRPERVVVITPTSGTVGSLVIASAADNTWLERRTGTDGDQDRRPDVLPSCDPASCDLVTNPPQPVPDPNAPSTAPSVPVVPHHTPSAPRENERPGDPVAPPMPDDTAPAPTPDVPPGPDGPVGPELPVVPDGPGEQQPQPEPPPSFEELLPGDTAPHQPETFEG, from the coding sequence GTGCGCGACGCAGCCAGACCACGGCCCTCGACACCACCAGGACACGGCCGAGGGCCCTCGCGCACCGCCGCGCGCACGCTCGCCGCACTGGCCTCGGCCCTCCTCCTCGCGGGCTGCTCCGGCGGCGACCCGGGCGAGCCCGGCGCCGAGCAGAGCGCCACGGGGCCCGCCCGCGAGGTGCTGCTCCAGCCCGCCGGCAGCCAGGGCCCCGCCCCCTTCACCCCCTCCACCGCCCAGGAGGGCGCCCCCGTGCAGCAGGAGGCGCCGCCCGTCACCGGCGTCTCCGACCCCGCACCGGCCGGGCACGCCCTCACCGGCTCCACCCCCGGCCTCTACGGCGGCACCCGCTCCGTCGCCAGCTGCAACGTCGAGCAGCAGGTCTCCTACCTCACCGCCGAACCCGGCAAGGCCCGCGCCTTCGCCGAGTCCGCGGGCATCCCCGAGAGCAACCTCGCCGACTGGCTGCGCGGCCTCACCCCGGTCCTGCTGCGCGCCGACACCCGGGTCACCGGGCACGGCTTCCAGAACGGCCGCGCCACCTCCTTCCAGTCCGTGCTCCAGGCCGGCACCGCCGTCCTCGTCGACCAGTACGGCACCCCCCGGGTCCGCTGCGCCTGCGGTAACCCGCTGCGCTCCCCGGCCGCCGCCGACGGCGCCGTGCACACCGGCGAGCCCTGGCCCGGCTACCGCCCCGAACGGGTCGTCGTCATCACCCCCACCAGCGGCACCGTCGGCAGCCTGGTGATCGCCAGCGCCGCCGACAACACCTGGCTGGAGCGCCGCACCGGCACCGACGGCGACCAGGACCGCAGGCCCGACGTCCTGCCCTCCTGCGACCCGGCCTCCTGCGACCTGGTCACCAACCCGCCCCAGCCGGTGCCCGACCCCAACGCCCCCTCCACCGCCCCCTCGGTCCCGGTCGTGCCGCACCACACCCCCTCCGCGCCCCGCGAGAACGAGCGGCCGGGCGACCCCGTCGCCCCGCCGATGCCGGACGACACCGCACCCGCGCCCACCCCCGACGTACCGCCAGGCCCCGACGGTCCGGTCGGGCCGGAGCTGCCGGTCGTGCCGGACGGGCCCGGCGAGCAGCAGCCGCAGCCCGAGCCGCCGCCCTCGTTCGAGGAACTGCTCCCCGGCGACACCGCGCCCCATCAGCCCGAGACCTTCGAGGGCTGA
- a CDS encoding lipase maturation factor family protein, producing the protein MDWFTAPDYWLSRIVFQRGLAGLYLVAFLSAALQFRALIGARGMLPVPDFVRAVPARRAPSLFQWRYSDRLFAAVAWSGAALALALVAGAGDAVPLPVSMLLWLLAWALYLSIVNVGQTWYSFGWESLLLETGFLAVLLGNDDTGPPVLVLFLLRWLLFRVEFGAGLIKIRGDRCWRDLTCLYHHHETQPMPGPLSWFFHHIPGPLHKVECAANHVVQLGVPVLLFAPQPVATIAAGLMIVTQLWLVLSGNFAWLNWITIVLALSAVDGSLLAGDDHPQPEAPLWYVVVVCAATALILVQSRHPVRNLLSRRQAMNRSFDVLHLVNTYGAFGTVGRVRDEIVVEGTAEPGLPHAGTEWREYGFKGKPGDPRRMPRQFAPYHLRLDWLMWFAALSPGYARDWFGPFVERLLAGDRDTLRLLRHNPFPDEPPVYVRARLYRYRFTTWSELRETGAWWHRTLLREYLPPVALREPAGRRPAG; encoded by the coding sequence ATGGACTGGTTCACCGCCCCCGACTACTGGCTGAGCCGGATCGTCTTCCAGCGGGGGCTCGCCGGCCTCTATCTCGTCGCCTTCCTGTCGGCGGCGCTGCAGTTCCGGGCGCTGATCGGCGCCCGCGGCATGCTGCCCGTGCCCGACTTCGTACGGGCGGTGCCGGCCCGCCGCGCGCCCAGCCTCTTCCAGTGGCGCTACTCCGACCGTCTCTTCGCCGCCGTCGCCTGGAGCGGCGCCGCCCTCGCCCTCGCCCTGGTGGCGGGGGCCGGTGACGCGGTGCCGCTGCCGGTGTCGATGCTGCTGTGGCTGCTGGCCTGGGCGCTCTATCTGTCGATCGTGAACGTCGGGCAGACCTGGTACTCCTTCGGCTGGGAGTCGCTGCTCCTGGAGACCGGCTTCCTCGCCGTGCTGCTCGGCAACGACGACACCGGGCCGCCGGTCCTGGTCCTCTTCCTGCTCCGCTGGCTGCTCTTCCGGGTCGAGTTCGGCGCCGGGCTGATCAAGATCCGCGGCGACCGCTGCTGGCGCGACCTCACCTGCCTGTACCACCACCACGAGACCCAGCCGATGCCCGGCCCGCTGAGCTGGTTCTTCCACCACATCCCCGGACCGCTGCACAAGGTCGAGTGCGCCGCCAACCATGTCGTCCAGCTCGGCGTTCCGGTGCTGCTCTTCGCCCCGCAGCCGGTCGCCACGATCGCCGCGGGCCTGATGATCGTCACCCAGCTGTGGCTGGTGCTCTCCGGCAACTTCGCCTGGCTGAACTGGATCACCATCGTGCTCGCGCTCTCCGCCGTGGACGGTTCGCTCCTCGCCGGCGACGACCACCCGCAGCCGGAGGCGCCGCTCTGGTACGTGGTCGTGGTCTGCGCCGCCACCGCCCTGATCCTGGTGCAGAGCCGGCACCCGGTGCGCAATCTGCTCTCCAGGCGGCAGGCGATGAACCGGTCCTTCGACGTGCTGCACCTGGTCAACACGTACGGGGCCTTCGGCACGGTCGGCCGGGTGCGCGACGAGATCGTGGTCGAGGGCACCGCCGAGCCCGGGCTGCCGCACGCGGGGACCGAGTGGCGGGAGTACGGGTTCAAGGGCAAGCCGGGCGACCCGCGCCGGATGCCGCGCCAGTTCGCCCCGTACCATCTGCGGCTCGACTGGCTGATGTGGTTCGCGGCGCTCTCCCCCGGCTACGCCCGCGACTGGTTCGGCCCGTTCGTGGAGCGGCTGCTCGCCGGGGACCGGGACACCCTGCGGCTGCTCCGGCACAACCCGTTCCCGGACGAACCGCCGGTCTATGTGCGGGCCCGGCTCTACCGCTATCGCTTCACCACCTGGAGCGAACTGCGGGAGACCGGGGCCTGGTGGCACCGGACACTGCTGCGCGAGTACCTGCCGCCGGTTGCCCTGCGGGAGCCCGCCGGGCGCAGGCCGGCCGGTTGA
- a CDS encoding SDR family NAD(P)-dependent oxidoreductase — protein MTVTEETQDLGEAQEYGPGIDPERLAVCLSVLDELDTIDVDHPDAIAVRRATAGIYRTVKQRRRQERRAAKTAHDKAVTEATATGSAQRIDDETEGILPSSVTEAGKIAGILQRPRSCYTCKTRYVEVDYFYHQLCPDCAALNRSKREARADLTGKRALLTGGRAKIGMYIALRLLRDGAHTTITTRFPKDAIRRFKAMEDSAEWMDRLEVVGIDLRDPAQAVALADQVAAAGPLDVLVNNATQTVRRLPSAYAALVDGESAPLPAGELPAHHVIGAFNSGAVDGLAALPLGTGAIDAQAVADLALVAGNASIERHHAGTAIDAGGLVPDVVDTNTWVQTIDQISPVELLETQLCNYTAPFILISKLRPAMAEAAARAKSGRAYVVNVSAMEGVFSRGYKGAGHPNTNAAKAAINMVTRTSAQEMFQSDGILMTSVDTGWITDERPHFDKLRLAEEGFHAPLDLVDGAARVYDPIVRGEDGDDLYGVFMKDYLPGKW, from the coding sequence ATGACGGTGACCGAAGAGACCCAGGACCTCGGGGAGGCCCAGGAGTACGGGCCGGGCATCGACCCGGAGCGACTGGCCGTCTGCCTCAGCGTGCTCGACGAGCTGGACACGATCGACGTGGACCACCCGGACGCGATCGCCGTCCGCCGTGCCACCGCCGGCATCTACCGGACCGTGAAGCAGCGCCGCCGCCAGGAGCGCCGGGCCGCCAAGACCGCCCACGACAAGGCGGTCACCGAGGCGACCGCGACCGGCTCCGCGCAGCGCATCGACGACGAGACCGAGGGCATCCTGCCCTCGTCCGTCACCGAGGCCGGCAAGATCGCGGGCATACTCCAGCGCCCGCGCTCCTGCTACACCTGCAAGACCCGCTATGTCGAGGTCGACTACTTCTACCACCAGCTCTGTCCGGACTGCGCCGCCCTGAACCGGTCCAAGCGGGAGGCCCGCGCCGACCTCACCGGCAAGCGCGCGCTGCTCACCGGCGGCCGCGCCAAGATCGGCATGTACATCGCGCTGCGGCTGCTGCGCGACGGCGCCCACACCACGATCACCACCCGGTTCCCCAAGGACGCCATCCGCCGCTTCAAGGCGATGGAGGACTCCGCGGAGTGGATGGACCGCCTGGAGGTCGTCGGCATCGACCTGCGCGACCCGGCCCAGGCCGTGGCCCTCGCCGACCAGGTCGCCGCCGCGGGACCGCTGGACGTCCTGGTGAACAACGCGACGCAGACCGTGCGCCGGCTGCCGTCCGCGTACGCCGCCCTGGTCGACGGCGAGAGCGCGCCGCTGCCCGCCGGCGAGCTGCCCGCCCACCACGTCATCGGCGCCTTCAACTCCGGCGCCGTCGACGGTCTGGCCGCGCTCCCGCTCGGCACCGGCGCCATCGACGCGCAGGCCGTCGCCGACCTGGCCCTGGTCGCCGGCAACGCGAGCATCGAGCGGCACCACGCCGGCACCGCGATCGACGCCGGCGGTCTGGTGCCCGACGTCGTCGACACCAACACCTGGGTGCAGACCATCGACCAGATCTCCCCGGTGGAGCTCCTGGAGACCCAGCTCTGCAACTACACCGCGCCCTTCATCCTCATCAGCAAGCTGCGCCCGGCGATGGCCGAGGCCGCCGCACGGGCGAAGAGCGGGCGCGCGTACGTCGTGAACGTCTCCGCCATGGAGGGCGTCTTCAGCCGCGGCTACAAGGGCGCCGGGCACCCGAACACCAACGCCGCCAAGGCCGCGATCAACATGGTGACGCGGACCAGCGCGCAGGAGATGTTCCAGTCCGACGGCATCCTCATGACCTCCGTCGACACCGGCTGGATCACCGACGAGCGCCCGCACTTCGACAAGCTGCGGCTGGCCGAGGAGGGCTTCCACGCCCCGCTCGACCTGGTCGACGGCGCGGCCCGGGTCTACGATCCGATCGTGCGCGGCGAGGACGGCGACGACCTGTACGGCGTGTTCATGAAGGACTACCTGCCCGGCAAGTGGTGA
- a CDS encoding (2Fe-2S)-binding protein, with amino-acid sequence MDLDQSARIGGFFALRTSPPPAPQTAPAPPRPSGPAAVPLALLYAGGADAALAARVDRVAAGLGTSERRVAASAAHLGLAARLWSVALGPAALFGRFPDLTPETLHWDGTLGAPDELWWSGTAGRPATVDDLRAAVQEAHLVPLHAAFARDGRISPRLLWGNAGSALAGALRELLRWTRAHDRPEAAARAVALTRGLLAHPDLERTVRGPALRRTTCCLYYRAPSGGLCGDCVFDHPPRKGLERRPPAP; translated from the coding sequence GTGGACCTCGACCAGAGCGCCCGGATCGGCGGCTTCTTCGCCCTGCGCACCAGCCCGCCGCCCGCCCCGCAGACCGCGCCCGCCCCGCCGCGGCCGTCCGGACCCGCCGCCGTGCCCCTCGCGCTCCTGTACGCGGGCGGGGCCGACGCCGCCCTCGCCGCCCGCGTCGACCGGGTCGCCGCCGGCCTGGGCACCTCCGAGCGCCGGGTCGCCGCCTCCGCCGCCCACCTCGGTCTGGCCGCCCGGCTCTGGTCCGTCGCGCTCGGCCCCGCCGCGCTCTTCGGCCGCTTCCCCGACCTCACGCCCGAGACCCTCCACTGGGACGGCACCCTCGGCGCCCCCGACGAGCTGTGGTGGTCCGGCACCGCCGGCCGGCCCGCCACCGTCGACGACCTGCGGGCCGCCGTCCAGGAGGCCCACCTGGTCCCGCTGCACGCCGCCTTCGCCCGCGACGGACGGATCTCCCCGCGGCTGCTGTGGGGCAACGCGGGCTCCGCGCTCGCCGGCGCCCTGCGCGAACTGCTCCGCTGGACCCGGGCCCACGACCGGCCCGAGGCCGCCGCACGCGCCGTCGCCCTCACCCGCGGGCTGCTCGCCCACCCCGACCTGGAGCGCACCGTCCGCGGCCCGGCGCTGCGCCGCACCACCTGCTGCCTCTACTACCGCGCCCCGTCCGGAGGCCTGTGCGGCGACTGTGTGTTCGACCACCCGCCCCGTAAGGGTTTGGAGCGACGGCCCCCGGCTCCGTAA
- a CDS encoding GNAT family N-acetyltransferase: MAELDLTIRDDREKGRLEAFDDGDYAGVVVYFVLDEEPHALVAVHTVVEATHEGKGVAGALVKEFYRIAAAAGVPVVPLCPYAAKWAERHPDEAPVPAAEVVRAAKRQLKASPELW; encoded by the coding sequence ATGGCAGAGCTGGACCTGACCATCCGCGACGACCGGGAGAAGGGCCGCCTGGAGGCGTTCGACGACGGCGACTACGCCGGCGTCGTCGTCTACTTCGTCCTCGACGAGGAGCCGCACGCCCTCGTCGCCGTGCACACGGTCGTCGAGGCCACGCACGAGGGGAAGGGCGTCGCCGGCGCGCTGGTGAAGGAGTTCTACCGGATCGCCGCCGCCGCGGGCGTCCCCGTCGTGCCGCTCTGCCCGTACGCCGCCAAGTGGGCCGAACGGCACCCCGACGAGGCCCCGGTGCCGGCGGCGGAGGTCGTCCGCGCGGCCAAGCGACAGCTGAAGGCCAGCCCGGAACTCTGGTGA
- the panD gene encoding aspartate 1-decarboxylase, whose amino-acid sequence MMRTMFKSKIHRATVTQADLHYVGSVTVDAELMEAADLLPGELVHIVDIDNGARLETYVIEGERGSGVIGINGAAAHLVHPGDLVILISYAQVSDAEARALVPRVVHVDAGNRIVELGGDASAPVPGTDTVRPPHAVPAQI is encoded by the coding sequence ATGATGCGCACCATGTTCAAGTCGAAGATCCACCGCGCCACCGTGACGCAGGCCGATCTTCACTACGTCGGATCCGTGACCGTCGACGCCGAGCTGATGGAGGCGGCCGACCTGCTGCCCGGCGAGCTCGTCCACATCGTCGACATCGACAACGGGGCCCGCCTGGAGACCTATGTCATCGAGGGCGAGCGCGGCTCCGGCGTGATCGGGATCAACGGCGCCGCCGCGCATCTGGTGCACCCCGGGGACCTGGTCATCCTCATCAGCTACGCGCAGGTCAGCGACGCCGAGGCGCGCGCCCTCGTGCCGCGCGTCGTGCACGTCGACGCCGGCAACCGCATCGTGGAGCTCGGGGGCGACGCGTCGGCGCCCGTGCCCGGGACCGACACGGTGCGCCCGCCGCACGCCGTACCCGCGCAGATCTGA
- a CDS encoding transglycosylase family protein produces MPAVRGNRENRGKHRRYQPSRINRASLTVTAGGAGIALPLIGAGTAHAASLDVWDKLASCESSSNWQINTGNGYFGGLQFSQSTWERYGGTHYAPRADLASKDQQIEIAERVLKGQGPGAWPACAPRAGLERGGEAPGVTTQTERTRPLKDAPKARQAALPAQRTAAPANPASPTTVPTVREMYTVAPGDSLSKIARDAHVRGGWPRLYAANRTVVGDDPDLILPGQRLTLRISAPAAPQKSKPQPRPRPETKPATPKPPTAKTPVKPPAPAPPATKAPAPRPAPKPVTKPVAAKPAARPAPKPAHKPAAKPAPERARFATPVADADIGTRYRKAGSSWSSGYHTGVDFPVPTGTSVRAVSDGTIVSAGWGGAYGYQIVIRHHDGRYSQYAHLSALSVREGQRVTAGQRIARSGSTGNTSGPHLHFEMRTGPGYGSDIDPLAYLRARGVSI; encoded by the coding sequence ATGCCAGCCGTACGCGGGAATCGCGAGAATCGCGGGAAACACCGTCGGTACCAGCCGAGCCGGATCAACCGTGCCTCGCTGACCGTCACCGCGGGCGGCGCCGGAATCGCCCTGCCGCTGATCGGCGCGGGCACCGCGCACGCCGCCTCGCTCGACGTCTGGGACAAGCTCGCGTCCTGCGAGTCCTCCTCCAACTGGCAGATCAACACCGGCAACGGCTACTTCGGCGGCCTCCAGTTCAGCCAGTCCACCTGGGAGCGGTACGGCGGGACGCACTACGCGCCGCGCGCCGACCTGGCCTCCAAGGACCAGCAGATCGAGATCGCCGAGCGCGTGCTCAAGGGCCAGGGCCCCGGCGCCTGGCCGGCCTGCGCGCCGCGCGCCGGCCTGGAGCGCGGCGGCGAGGCCCCCGGCGTCACCACCCAGACCGAGCGCACCCGGCCGCTCAAGGACGCCCCGAAGGCCCGGCAGGCCGCGTTACCCGCCCAGCGGACCGCCGCCCCGGCCAACCCGGCGAGCCCCACCACCGTGCCGACCGTCCGCGAGATGTACACCGTCGCGCCCGGCGACTCGCTCTCGAAGATCGCCCGCGACGCGCACGTACGGGGCGGCTGGCCCCGGCTCTACGCGGCGAACCGCACCGTCGTCGGCGACGACCCCGACCTGATCCTCCCCGGCCAGCGGCTCACCCTCCGGATCAGCGCCCCCGCCGCGCCGCAGAAGTCCAAGCCCCAGCCCAGGCCCAGGCCGGAGACCAAACCGGCCACCCCGAAGCCGCCGACCGCGAAGACCCCGGTCAAGCCGCCCGCCCCGGCACCGCCCGCCACCAAGGCCCCGGCCCCGAGACCCGCGCCGAAGCCCGTCACCAAGCCGGTCGCCGCGAAGCCCGCCGCCAGGCCCGCCCCGAAGCCGGCACACAAACCCGCCGCCAAGCCCGCTCCCGAGCGCGCCCGCTTCGCCACCCCCGTCGCCGACGCCGACATCGGCACCCGCTACCGCAAGGCCGGCTCCTCCTGGTCCAGCGGCTATCACACGGGCGTCGACTTCCCCGTCCCCACCGGCACCTCCGTACGGGCCGTGTCCGACGGCACGATCGTGTCGGCCGGCTGGGGCGGCGCCTACGGCTACCAGATCGTCATCCGGCACCACGACGGGCGCTACAGCCAGTACGCGCACCTCTCGGCGCTCTCGGTCCGCGAGGGCCAGCGGGTCACCGCGGGGCAGCGGATCGCGCGGTCAGGATCGACCGGCAACACTTCGGGACCGCATCTGCACTTCGAGATGCGCACGGGTCCCGGGTACGGGTCCGACATCGACCCCCTGGCCTACCTCAGGGCCCGCGGCGTCAGCATCTGA
- a CDS encoding YndJ family protein, with the protein MSVLVGLIVMLGMLVVVPVGLRLLDGPQPATLRLLRRAWPLLALPGAVALWLPRSPLAVALASVYALATLALALHAPVRLALTRSMAPAEIAALTALVTPAVAGLALAAERAGYQLFGFELGILALTVPHFHFAGFAAALVAGLVCRTADSRGTRFAALSVPLGTLLVLLGYFVDDWAELAGALVLTAGMWAVALATWRELRADAPDRVTRSLLATSAAVLVATMLLALSWALGEATGVPHPSLTWMAATHGLGNALGFALCSLLAWRRLAPARTAAPARTPVAVPAHRTELPA; encoded by the coding sequence GTGTCCGTGCTCGTCGGACTGATCGTGATGCTGGGGATGCTGGTCGTCGTGCCCGTCGGGCTCCGGCTGCTCGACGGACCGCAGCCGGCCACCCTGCGCCTGCTGCGCCGCGCCTGGCCGCTGCTCGCGCTGCCCGGCGCGGTCGCCCTGTGGCTGCCGCGCTCACCGCTCGCCGTCGCCCTCGCGTCGGTCTACGCCCTGGCCACCCTGGCCCTCGCCCTGCACGCGCCGGTCCGGCTCGCGCTCACGCGGTCCATGGCCCCCGCCGAGATCGCGGCGCTCACCGCGCTCGTCACGCCGGCCGTCGCGGGGCTCGCCCTGGCCGCCGAGCGCGCCGGGTACCAGCTGTTCGGCTTCGAGCTCGGCATCCTGGCCCTCACCGTGCCGCACTTCCACTTCGCGGGCTTCGCCGCCGCCCTGGTCGCCGGCCTCGTCTGCCGTACGGCGGACAGCCGGGGCACCCGGTTCGCCGCGCTCAGCGTCCCGCTCGGCACCCTGCTCGTCCTCCTCGGCTACTTCGTCGACGACTGGGCCGAGCTCGCCGGTGCCCTCGTCCTCACCGCCGGGATGTGGGCCGTCGCCCTCGCCACCTGGCGCGAGCTGCGCGCCGACGCCCCCGACCGGGTCACCAGGTCGCTGCTCGCCACCTCGGCCGCCGTTCTGGTCGCCACCATGCTGCTCGCCCTGAGCTGGGCGCTCGGCGAGGCCACCGGCGTGCCGCACCCGAGCCTGACCTGGATGGCCGCGACGCACGGCCTCGGCAACGCCCTCGGCTTCGCCCTCTGCTCGCTGCTCGCCTGGCGCCGGCTCGCCCCGGCCCGTACCGCCGCCCCTGCCCGTACCCCTGTCGCCGTCCCCGCCCACCGAACGGAGCTCCCGGCATGA
- a CDS encoding DUF1990 family protein: MTRLIRSLSDTPTPGTSYPEVGATRTGPLPAGYHHLHHTVRIGHGRAVYEAAGAAVTTWAMHRATGARVHSAADRAAPGVTLEVSLGLGPVRFTAPCQVIWTTYTERETGFAYGTRAGHPECGEESFVVDLHENGDVWFTVTAFSRAAAWYTRLGGPVVRFLQHAYARRLGRALTALAAGR, from the coding sequence ATGACCCGCCTCATCCGCAGTCTCTCGGACACCCCCACCCCCGGCACCAGCTACCCCGAGGTCGGCGCCACCCGCACCGGCCCGCTGCCCGCCGGCTACCACCACCTCCACCACACCGTCCGGATCGGCCACGGCCGGGCCGTGTACGAGGCGGCCGGCGCCGCCGTCACCACCTGGGCGATGCACCGCGCGACCGGCGCCCGGGTGCACAGCGCGGCCGACCGCGCCGCGCCCGGCGTCACCCTGGAGGTCTCGCTCGGCCTCGGCCCGGTCCGCTTCACCGCGCCCTGCCAGGTGATCTGGACGACGTACACGGAACGCGAGACCGGCTTCGCCTACGGCACCCGCGCCGGGCACCCGGAGTGCGGCGAGGAGTCCTTCGTGGTCGACCTGCACGAGAACGGCGACGTGTGGTTCACGGTCACCGCCTTCAGCCGCGCCGCCGCCTGGTACACCCGGCTCGGCGGGCCCGTCGTGCGCTTCCTGCAGCACGCCTACGCCCGCCGGCTCGGCCGCGCCCTCACGGCTCTCGCCGCCGGCCGATGA
- a CDS encoding DMT family transporter codes for MSPLVLSVLLALVSAVAYAAAAIVQERVAAAADGPRYAPLRRPAWWGAVLLNGVGAALHVAALAYGPLSLVQPLGALTIVFALPMAALFVGRRVGRTAWRGALMATVGLAGLLSLTGGPGTHPLSDADRHLLAALTFGAVALLFVLAHLVGRSALRSVILATAAGGAFGIASVFTKTVAEEWTADAPLAEWTSLLVLSALAITGLLLSQASYRGAGLAAPLATLTVVNPVIAAAVGLTLFGESFRYGAAGTVAALICGAVAAGGLVQLTLDRLGRPEDSPAVSSVSSVSSAPGGRSDADAAGPEVGQGVDVGPVPGTRAHLEVQMRSRSVAGRS; via the coding sequence ATGAGCCCCCTCGTGCTGTCCGTGCTCCTCGCCCTGGTCTCCGCGGTCGCCTACGCGGCCGCGGCGATCGTGCAGGAGCGGGTCGCGGCCGCGGCCGACGGCCCGCGCTACGCACCGCTGCGCCGCCCCGCCTGGTGGGGCGCCGTCCTGCTCAACGGCGTCGGCGCCGCGCTGCACGTGGCGGCGCTCGCGTACGGCCCGCTGAGCCTGGTCCAGCCGCTCGGCGCGCTCACCATCGTCTTCGCGCTGCCGATGGCGGCGCTCTTCGTGGGCCGCCGGGTCGGGCGCACCGCCTGGCGGGGCGCGCTGATGGCGACCGTGGGCCTGGCCGGGCTGCTCAGCCTCACCGGCGGCCCCGGCACCCACCCGCTGTCCGACGCCGACCGGCACCTGCTCGCGGCGCTGACCTTCGGCGCGGTGGCGCTGCTCTTCGTGCTCGCGCACCTGGTGGGCCGCTCCGCGCTGCGCAGCGTGATCCTGGCGACGGCGGCCGGCGGGGCCTTCGGCATCGCCTCGGTGTTCACCAAGACGGTGGCCGAGGAGTGGACGGCGGACGCGCCGCTCGCCGAGTGGACCAGCCTGCTCGTCCTCTCGGCGCTCGCGATCACCGGTCTGCTGCTCTCCCAGGCCTCCTACCGGGGCGCGGGCCTCGCCGCGCCGCTGGCGACGCTCACCGTGGTGAACCCGGTGATCGCCGCGGCCGTCGGCCTCACCCTGTTCGGCGAGTCCTTCCGGTACGGGGCGGCCGGCACCGTCGCCGCCCTGATCTGCGGCGCGGTGGCGGCGGGCGGCCTGGTGCAGCTCACCCTGGACCGGCTCGGGCGGCCCGAGGACTCCCCGGCGGTGTCATCGGTGTCCTCGGTGTCATCCGCGCCGGGCGGCAGGTCAGATGCTGACGCCGCGGGCCCTGAGGTAGGCCAGGGGGTCGATGTCGGACCCGTACCCGGGACCCGTGCGCATCTCGAAGTGCAGATGCGGTCCCGAAGTGTTGCCGGTCGATCCTGA